In Dama dama isolate Ldn47 chromosome 22, ASM3311817v1, whole genome shotgun sequence, the genomic window CTGGGCAGAGGGGTAACCGGTTCCCAGGATGGGGCAGTATGAACCTGGGGGCGACCCCTGGGCCCCACGAGGTGGGGGTCAGCACAGAGGGGTAAGCCCCGCCCTGAAACTACTTCCTCCTCAGAGCTCGGTCTTGCTCCCACCAGGCCTCTTCCAAATTCTTTTCATCCAGGTGTTAACATCCTGCGGACACACTGGACGTGATCAAGAAGGTGCCTTGTTGGGAAAGTGTACGGAGAAGGCGCCTGCTTCATATCCCGCTCCACCCCGCGGACCACCACCCGCCCCCGTGGCCAGGCAGAAGCAAGGGGGCCTGTCATGCCTCACTGTGCCAGCCTGCAGAGCGGCTGCCACAGCCCGTTATGCCCACAGCCCCCACGGCGGCCCCGTGTCTGTGCCGGGAGAGACCAAGACACCCGCGGAAGGCGGCTCCCGGCCTGGGGCCCCGCGGAGGGCTGGTGCAGGCCGTGCGGAAACGCCCCCTGCTGGTGGGCGTTGGCGTGGGCAGCCAGCGGCCTCATTTCCCGCCGCCTGCTGGCAGGCGTGTTGAGGCCCCTCCTCTGGCTGGCTGGATGGGGGTTGGATTGGGGGGGCAGGTCAGCGTGTTTTCTCCTGTACATTTCCATCCTTCCAAAAAATTGCCCACACCCTTTGCAGTCATCCTCCGTCCCCTGACCTAGGTAAACATATACTTTTGTTCATTCTAGAATTTCACTCATAGGTACTGTATTTCTTTCTGTACTTTTGGGGGGTCTGGCATGATGTCTCTGATTCTGGTTTCTGATTCATCCACTTTGTTGGGTGTATCAGTGATTTGCTTCTTTCAAATCAGTGAGTGGTACAGGTGTAACATTTATTTCATCGCCTGGTGATAGACAGTTCTACTGACTGcagtttttcattattatgaataatgatgcTATGAACCCTACTGTAAAAATCTTtttgtggacatgttttcatttctcttgcaaTAGCTTGTCATAGGATAAATGTATGGTTACTCTgttaagtgttaaatatatgattaAGTGAAAACTGCCTCTTTTCCACCAGTAACGAGTTACAGTTCCAGTTGCTCTGCATCTTGACAATCatttggtataatttttttttttaaataattttagccattctagtgcATATGTGATGGTAACTCATGGGCTTCTGAAACACTGAGAtacaatttacataccataatattcacccttttaaagtgtacttttcaatggtttttaatatattgagtCGTGCAACCTTCACGACTATCtagtttcagaacattttcatcactccaaaacaCTTTAGTTCCCGGAAGAatgctaatctactttctgtctccgtGGATTcacctattctgaacatttcatgtaGATAGAATGATAAAATGTGGCCTTCTGTGTCTGGATTCTCTCAGTATACTGCCTTCATTGTGGATCTGCACTGTGGCATTTATCAGACTTCATTCctctttatggccaaataatattctgctgtgtgtatacacatacacagtttGTTCACACATTCctcgttgatggacatttgggttgttttcactttttggccactgtgaataaagctgctctgaacattcatgtacaagattttgtttttgttctatttaatagtttttggccatgccttgcagcatgtgggatcttagttccctgacctgggatcaaacccgcatcccctgcactgggagcatggagtgttaaccactggactgccagggaaggacAGATTTCTGATGGGCATGTTTTTACTTCTTTGGGCATACACCTAGGATTTCACGCATGGATATTGTATTTCTGTACTTTTGGGGGGTCTGGCATGATGTCTCTGATTATGGTTTCTGATTCATCCACTTTCTTGGGTATATCAATGATTTGCTTCTTTCAATCAATGAGTGGTATAGGTGTAACATTTGGTGCTGCTGGGTCATGCTGTAACTCTGCTCCACAAACTCAGCTTCCCTGACGCTGAGCTCTGCCTCCTCGGCTCTGCTCGGGGTCCCCTCCCCTGCGGAGGTACGGCCACGCCTCCAGGAAGAAGTCCTGAGCGATTGTACGGCTCACGGTGTTCCCTTCCCTCGGGGATCTCAGTCTTGTGCAGTCTGTGGTCCAGTGTCTGAagctgtggttttattttgtccaagtttctgttgtttatcgCAGAAGAGATAGTCTAGTTACTCCATTAAGTCTGGAAGCTCAAGACCCATATTTAAGATACCGCTGTCTGATAACTTCAACATCTAGTtctaagaggacttccctggttaagaatccaccttccagtgcaggggacgtgggttcgatccctggtcgaggaactaagatcccacacaacAAGGAGCTACTGAGGCCCCGTGCTGCCACTAGAGAGAAGCCTTTGAGCTACAGTGAGGAGCCCgcctgccgcaactaagacccaacacagccgaaaatcattacatattttttttaaatagtaaagtTCTAGGGAGACTTAAAGTGGGTGGTTGTTTCCGCTGACACTCATGGCACTCTGTTTACTTGtatgtttttttctgtctgtgtgaGCTTGTCTTTGGTCAAGTTTAACCCGAGAAGGAATCAGGAGAAGTCTAAATTGGCATTGCTTCTTCTAGAGATTGTCTTTGCTTCTATTAGGTACCAAGAATGCAAAATTAATCTGAGAACACTTAAATTTTTCTGCTGGGGATTTTTCTAACCTGCTGAAAAAGTTAAAACTCTGGGGCTCTGTAAGAGTGAGCATGTTGGGTGTGAATTCTCAagaaccaccatcatcaccaccatcatcaccaccatcatcaccaccatcatcaccaccatcatcctcAGAACTGCcaccatgatcactgtctcagccACAGTGAAGACGCATTGGCTTCCAGCATTTTCTCTAAGGGTGTAGCCATCTTCCAAGGTCTCAGATTAATGCAGAGGTCTCAGTTTTGGTGCTCTGCCTTTATGAGAGTCTCTTTAATGAGACCATTAAGCCCACAGCTCTAGGTTCCCGTTACCAGCCTTTGCCACCAGCAGCTCGAGCTTCTATTTCTTGTTACTGGAAACTGTTCTGCTTTCAGTCCACTGTTCCTTCTTGTGTGtgaccacattttttcatgctttcATTTACCCTCTTGTGAGCTCAGCAATGCATATAAAATGCTTGGTGTAATTTATCGAGGATCTAGTTGAGTCGTCATGGGTGGATTTTTTAGGATATTTAATCTGACATATACATCATTCTTTGGAAGCAGAAATCCTCATCAGTGACTTCATCTGCAAAGAACGGAGATGATCTGATTTCTGAGGATTGTTGCAAGGAATGGAAATATGCGAAAGGAATGTATACTTAACATAGTACTTGGCACAGATGGAGACTGCCCGCAGTACCCATTCTGGGGGTTTCTTGCTTGAACTGGGGCTCTCTTTGAGGACAGACGGCCTGAGCACTGATGCAGGGGTCAGCAGGAGACGGGTTTGAATCCTCACTCTGCTCTTCTTATGCTCTGATATTATTTacctctctaaacctcagtcTTCTTATCTCTAAACTCGGGTAATAGACAACTGCCTATCTCACAAGTCTGTTACAAGGCTCCAAAGACATCATGTCAGTGACCCGGGTCTACAATGCTGCGTGGAGATGCCAGGGATCATTAGTGGGTAGAACTGGAGGGAGAGCGATGGCTTTCTGAAGGCGCAGTGCTCTGGGTCCATGAAACAGGATTGGCTGGTGGTGTTACTGAGTCCCAGCTTATACTGCTGGCTGCTCTACAGGCCAGTAAATCAAAAGACGAGTTGCTGGGTCAAGAAATAGGGACTTGACTTGAAAAGCCAGCAGGCCGAGATGATGGTGGACTCATGTCCCAAAGACCCATcttgcctgagttagaattcaggcttcttttctaCTGAAAGGGGAGGGGAGTAAAGTCAAACACTTCCTCGTTCCCATCAGCCTCTgagggggagggtgtgtgtgtgaatttcttCCTC contains:
- the LOC133043190 gene encoding putative hydro-lyase KRH_21160 → MGQYEPGGDPWAPRGGGQHRGVLTSCGHTGRDQEGALLGKCTEKAPASYPAPPRGPPPAPVARQKQGGLSCLTVPACRAAATARYAHSPHGGPVSVPGETKTPAEGGSRPGAPRRAGAGRAETPPAGGRWRGQPAASFPAACWQAC